The following are encoded in a window of uncultured Sphaerochaeta sp. genomic DNA:
- a CDS encoding recombinase family protein: MPDEKRKPIIHVIPARRYFKRLRVALYCRVSTQMERQLHSLSAQMDFEKEDILENPDWEYVGTYTDVKSGRTISSRPGFQSLLADCEAGKIDMIYTKSISRFGRNCVDFLVTLRRLKELKVDVFFYNESIRLLSQAGELLLTLHAGIAQAESENKSENIKWGLRRSTMDPDSPAFSRRCYGYDRNEEEGLILNIAEARIVLKIFDWYEQGWSIVRIKKELEALKVPTPTGKKKWPVKTIENILTNEKYTGTSVYGETESADFPSTKRTVRDPFEVHRSRNHHIPIIHERRFKRVQKLKAKRSNIEIDEHGNKVRKSTHYSSKKVVTRAKKTPEPQN; the protein is encoded by the coding sequence ATGCCGGACGAGAAAAGAAAGCCCATCATACATGTCATACCAGCCAGGCGATATTTCAAGCGTCTCCGGGTTGCCTTGTACTGCCGTGTGAGCACTCAAATGGAGCGTCAGCTGCACAGCCTCTCGGCCCAGATGGATTTCGAGAAGGAGGACATCCTGGAAAATCCTGATTGGGAATACGTTGGTACCTATACCGACGTTAAGTCAGGACGGACCATCAGCTCGAGACCGGGGTTCCAGAGCCTCCTTGCCGACTGTGAGGCGGGGAAGATCGACATGATCTACACCAAGTCCATCAGCCGGTTTGGACGCAACTGCGTGGATTTTCTGGTAACGCTCAGGCGGCTCAAGGAACTGAAGGTGGATGTCTTTTTCTACAACGAGAGCATTCGCCTCCTCAGCCAGGCAGGGGAGCTTTTGCTGACACTTCATGCGGGCATAGCCCAGGCGGAGAGTGAGAACAAGAGCGAGAACATCAAGTGGGGTCTCAGAAGAAGCACCATGGATCCTGACTCCCCAGCATTTTCCCGAAGGTGCTATGGGTATGATCGTAATGAGGAGGAAGGCCTCATCCTCAACATCGCTGAGGCCAGAATCGTCCTGAAGATCTTTGACTGGTACGAGCAAGGATGGAGTATCGTGAGGATCAAGAAGGAACTGGAAGCGCTGAAGGTTCCCACTCCCACCGGCAAGAAGAAATGGCCGGTGAAGACGATCGAGAACATCCTCACCAATGAGAAATATACCGGCACCTCAGTCTATGGAGAAACCGAGTCGGCAGATTTTCCTTCAACCAAGAGAACCGTTCGTGACCCCTTCGAGGTCCATCGGTCACGCAACCATCACATCCCCATCATCCATGAGCGACGGTTCAAGCGCGTACAGAAACTGAAGGCAAAGCGCTCCAACATCGAGATCGATGAGCACGGGAACAAAGTCCGAAAGAGCACCCATTACAGCTCCAAGAAGGTTGTGACCAGGGCAAAGAAAACCCCTGAACCCCAAAACTAA
- a CDS encoding single-stranded DNA-binding protein yields MYHGQVVIEGNLVRDPERVELGENTSAMTKFAIAVNRFFRNAKAEAVEEVMFINVQAWGTLGKNCMTYLQKGRGVRVVGRLRQERWTDKDGGNRERILVVAEHVEFKKEPNSTTKAEEREELDEIDQEIAF; encoded by the coding sequence TTGTATCATGGGCAAGTTGTCATTGAAGGAAACCTTGTAAGGGACCCTGAGCGTGTAGAACTTGGGGAGAATACAAGCGCGATGACAAAGTTTGCTATCGCTGTTAACAGGTTCTTTCGTAACGCAAAAGCAGAGGCAGTGGAAGAGGTGATGTTCATCAACGTTCAGGCATGGGGAACGCTGGGCAAGAACTGCATGACTTATCTACAGAAAGGAAGGGGAGTGAGAGTGGTTGGAAGACTTCGCCAAGAGCGCTGGACTGACAAGGATGGAGGAAACCGGGAGCGCATCCTCGTGGTAGCTGAGCATGTTGAGTTCAAGAAAGAGCCAAATTCAACTACTAAAGCAGAAGAGCGTGAAGAACTTGATGAGATTGACCAGGAGATTGCATTCTGA
- a CDS encoding type II toxin-antitoxin system Phd/YefM family antitoxin, whose product MKPKLIRPVSDLRNNFSEISRVVHETQQPIILTRQGYGDMVVLSMEAYEDMRYDSEVYLKLQEAEREALSSGARYSSKDVLKAMKDVL is encoded by the coding sequence ATGAAACCTAAGCTGATTAGACCAGTGAGCGACCTTCGCAACAATTTCTCAGAGATCTCAAGGGTGGTTCATGAGACCCAGCAACCGATAATACTGACCCGTCAAGGGTATGGTGACATGGTAGTGTTGAGTATGGAGGCATATGAGGATATGCGTTACGATAGTGAGGTTTATTTGAAGCTCCAAGAGGCTGAACGTGAAGCCCTTTCTTCAGGTGCTCGTTATTCCTCGAAGGATGTTCTAAAGGCAATGAAGGATGTCCTCTGA
- a CDS encoding type II toxin-antitoxin system RelE/ParE family toxin encodes MSSEKVYQLEYLPAARYDMAEIVRYIGRTLLNRQAAEALAERFVSSAERVGENPYIVAVYYPVKPLSHDYRMVMVENYSMFYWVDELEKKVTIARVLYARRNSFSTLDIH; translated from the coding sequence ATGTCCTCTGAGAAAGTCTATCAATTGGAGTATCTGCCAGCAGCACGGTATGATATGGCCGAGATTGTACGATACATCGGTAGGACACTTCTTAACAGGCAAGCCGCTGAGGCGCTTGCGGAGCGTTTTGTCTCCTCAGCTGAACGGGTGGGAGAAAATCCATACATAGTAGCCGTATATTATCCCGTAAAACCATTGTCCCACGACTACAGAATGGTCATGGTTGAGAATTATAGTATGTTCTACTGGGTGGATGAGTTGGAGAAAAAAGTAACCATTGCCCGTGTCTTGTATGCAAGACGTAATTCTTTTTCGACTTTGGATATACACTGA
- a CDS encoding SDR family NAD(P)-dependent oxidoreductase — MSMNILVTGASGGMGFSTCQQLVASGYTVYGLDRQEPDRSFSFGFLRADITDSTQLTAAFKRIKEEAGSLTAILHFTGVYDLNSLVEIPEDEFVRIFDINLFGVYRINRLFLPLLEPKGRIIITTSELAPLDPLPFTGMYGTTKTALESYAYALRMELQLLGYSVSVIRPGAVQTGLLGVSTDRLDSFCEKTELYSCNASRFRYIVDRVESHAVLPQAIASLALRVLQAKRPRFVYNINRNPLLRLLNILPHSWQTGIIRRILH, encoded by the coding sequence ATGAGTATGAACATTCTCGTTACCGGGGCAAGTGGAGGTATGGGATTCTCAACCTGCCAGCAATTGGTAGCTTCCGGATACACCGTATACGGTCTGGACCGGCAAGAACCCGATCGATCGTTTTCCTTCGGGTTTCTGAGGGCCGACATAACTGACAGCACCCAACTGACAGCTGCTTTCAAGCGTATCAAGGAAGAGGCCGGATCTCTTACAGCGATCCTCCACTTTACAGGGGTGTATGACCTGAACTCTCTTGTTGAGATTCCCGAGGATGAGTTTGTCCGAATTTTCGATATCAATCTCTTTGGTGTGTACCGCATCAACCGCCTTTTTCTTCCCCTATTGGAACCTAAGGGAAGGATTATCATTACAACCAGCGAATTGGCGCCTCTGGATCCCCTTCCGTTTACCGGAATGTACGGTACTACCAAAACAGCGCTCGAGAGCTATGCATATGCGCTTCGTATGGAACTCCAGCTTCTCGGGTATAGTGTATCAGTAATACGCCCCGGAGCAGTACAGACCGGACTCTTAGGGGTCTCTACAGACCGATTGGATTCCTTCTGCGAAAAAACCGAACTATATTCCTGCAATGCGTCTCGGTTTCGTTACATCGTTGACCGAGTGGAATCGCATGCGGTACTACCGCAAGCAATTGCAAGTCTGGCATTGCGGGTCCTTCAGGCCAAACGCCCACGGTTTGTATATAATATCAACCGCAATCCATTGCTCAGGCTTTTGAATATTCTCCCTCATTCTTGGCAAACAGGAATCATTAGGAGGATTCTTCATTAG